One Gemmatimonadota bacterium genomic window carries:
- a CDS encoding peptidase S10 — protein sequence MEYDATVGSIILRDTAEKATGELFFTSYARTNAPNRAARPVIFSYNGGPGSASFWLHMGIMGPRRVRTPLVGQQAPPPYEIVDNAFTLLDVADIVMIDPIGTGFSKPVAPARGADFWGLDEDAASLAQFIRRYLSKTQRWNSPRYLLGESYGTTRSAVLAGHLQRANIDLNGIVLVSAVPQFNTLQFAPGDDLPYIVNFPSYAVTSEYLGKLPGGKRSDLKAFMKEVEEWSLTEYATALLAAGTLDPARRRQVIQKMHQYTGLDPVFLDRADLRVTASQYEAELMRDKGLVVGRLDARFTGPAGDVLSPSPSHDPQSTALSSAYTSAFNAYLRTELGYDGEREYVPSGATPGWRWTRAGLGVPFGFASPNVAPDLAMAIRRNPKLEVLLINGIYDLATPYFAASWTMDRMGLPPELRDNISREDFPAGHMMYVEEPLLKQWREVLTRFIARTSKR from the coding sequence GTGGAATACGACGCCACCGTGGGCAGCATCATCCTGCGGGACACAGCCGAGAAGGCGACGGGCGAGCTGTTCTTCACCAGCTACGCTCGCACCAACGCGCCAAACCGCGCAGCGCGTCCGGTGATCTTCTCCTACAACGGCGGCCCGGGCTCAGCTTCGTTCTGGCTGCACATGGGGATCATGGGGCCGCGGCGCGTACGCACGCCGCTTGTTGGGCAACAGGCGCCGCCACCGTACGAGATCGTGGACAACGCCTTCACGCTGCTCGACGTGGCCGACATCGTCATGATCGATCCCATTGGCACCGGTTTCAGCAAGCCGGTGGCGCCGGCGCGCGGCGCGGACTTCTGGGGGCTGGATGAAGATGCGGCGTCGCTCGCGCAGTTCATCCGCCGGTACTTGAGCAAGACCCAGCGATGGAACTCGCCGCGTTACCTCCTGGGCGAGAGTTATGGCACCACGCGGTCTGCCGTGCTCGCCGGCCACCTACAACGCGCCAACATCGACCTCAACGGCATTGTGCTGGTGTCGGCGGTGCCGCAGTTCAACACGCTGCAGTTTGCCCCGGGCGACGACCTGCCGTACATCGTCAACTTCCCTTCGTACGCGGTCACCTCGGAGTACCTCGGCAAGCTCCCCGGCGGCAAGCGGAGCGACCTCAAGGCGTTCATGAAGGAAGTGGAGGAGTGGTCGCTCACCGAATACGCGACGGCACTGCTCGCCGCGGGTACACTCGATCCGGCGCGTCGTCGACAAGTAATCCAGAAGATGCACCAGTACACTGGGCTCGACCCGGTCTTCCTCGATCGTGCGGATCTTCGCGTGACGGCGTCGCAATACGAAGCGGAGCTGATGCGCGACAAGGGACTCGTTGTAGGACGCCTGGACGCGCGCTTCACGGGTCCTGCAGGTGACGTCCTCTCGCCCTCTCCATCGCACGATCCGCAATCGACCGCACTCTCCTCGGCCTACACCTCGGCCTTCAACGCCTACCTGCGCACCGAACTCGGTTACGACGGCGAGCGCGAGTATGTGCCGAGTGGGGCGACGCCGGGGTGGCGGTGGACGCGCGCGGGGCTTGGGGTGCCGTTCGGGTTCGCGTCGCCTAACGTGGCGCCGGACCTGGCGATGGCGATCCGGCGGAACCCCAAGCTCGAGGTGCTGCTGATCAACGGGATCTATGACCTCGCAACGCCCTACTTCGCGGCGTCATGGACGATGGACCGGATGGGGCTGCCGCCCGAGTTGCGCGACAACATCTCACGCGAGGACTTTCCGGCGGGGCACATGATGTACGTGGAGGAGCCGCTGCTGAAGCAGTGGCGCGAGGTGCTGACGCGGTTCATCGCACGGACGTCGAAGCGGTAA